From the Candidatus Saccharimonadaceae bacterium ML1 genome, one window contains:
- a CDS encoding proline--tRNA ligase, translated as MRLSKNFTRTTKQAPADEVARNAQLLIRAGFVFKTMAGVYSYTPLGLRVLENIKQIVREEMNAIGSQELIMSTLQRKELWQETGRWSDELVDVWFKSTLQDGTDVGFGWTHEEPIVELLRSYLKSYKDLPISVYQFQNKLRNELRAKSGIMRGREFIMKDMYSVHAAKEDLDAYYDQVIEAYKRCYDRFGIGDDTYVTFASGGAFTKFSHEFQTICEAGEDYIYLHRGKNIAVNEEVLDDAVKELGIKRNELEKVKTAEVGNIFNFGTQKSEEMNLVFTGSDGVQHYAYMGSYGIGITRVMGVIVEKFADEKGLIWPENIAPARVYLVQIGEKSRAAADELYETLGAQGVEVLYDERDERPGVKFADAELMGIPLRVTVSDRLLDGKKWEVAMRASGERQLLTTDELLATLK; from the coding sequence ATGCGATTATCGAAAAATTTCACTAGAACAACAAAACAAGCGCCTGCCGATGAGGTGGCACGCAATGCGCAGCTGCTGATTCGTGCCGGCTTTGTCTTTAAGACGATGGCCGGCGTGTACTCGTATACGCCGCTTGGTCTACGTGTACTTGAAAACATCAAGCAAATTGTGCGCGAGGAAATGAATGCGATCGGCAGCCAAGAGTTAATCATGAGTACGTTGCAGCGCAAAGAGTTATGGCAGGAGACTGGACGATGGAGTGATGAGTTGGTTGATGTGTGGTTTAAGTCTACCTTGCAAGATGGCACGGACGTTGGGTTTGGTTGGACGCATGAAGAGCCGATCGTTGAATTGCTGCGGAGTTATTTAAAAAGCTATAAGGATTTGCCGATCAGTGTGTATCAATTCCAGAATAAACTGCGCAACGAGCTGCGCGCCAAAAGCGGTATCATGCGCGGGCGCGAGTTTATTATGAAAGATATGTATTCAGTGCATGCGGCGAAAGAAGATCTAGATGCGTACTACGACCAAGTGATTGAAGCGTACAAGCGGTGCTATGATCGGTTTGGCATCGGTGATGATACGTATGTGACGTTTGCCAGCGGCGGCGCCTTTACAAAATTTAGCCACGAATTTCAGACAATTTGCGAGGCGGGAGAGGACTACATTTACTTGCATCGCGGTAAGAATATTGCGGTGAACGAGGAAGTGCTGGACGACGCTGTGAAAGAGCTTGGCATTAAGCGTAATGAGCTAGAAAAAGTCAAGACGGCGGAAGTCGGTAATATCTTTAACTTTGGCACGCAAAAATCCGAAGAGATGAATCTCGTTTTCACAGGCAGCGATGGCGTGCAGCACTATGCGTATATGGGTAGCTACGGCATTGGTATTACGCGCGTGATGGGCGTGATTGTTGAAAAATTTGCTGACGAAAAAGGATTAATTTGGCCGGAGAATATCGCACCGGCGCGAGTCTACCTGGTGCAAATTGGCGAGAAATCGCGCGCTGCAGCTGACGAGCTGTATGAGACGCTCGGGGCGCAAGGCGTTGAGGTTCTATACGACGAACGCGATGAACGTCCGGGCGTTAAATTTGCCGACGCCGAGTTGATGGGTATCCCGCTGCGCGTGACGGTAAGCGATCGTTTGCTTGATGGTAAAAAATGGGAAGTTGCTATGCGCGCAAGCGGCGAACGGCAGCTCTTGACGACAGACGAACTGCTTGCTACACTGAAGTAA